Proteins encoded within one genomic window of Manis pentadactyla isolate mManPen7 chromosome 4, mManPen7.hap1, whole genome shotgun sequence:
- the PSMB3 gene encoding proteasome subunit beta type-3 isoform X2, with product MSYNGGAVMAMKGKDCVAIAADRRFGIQAQMVTTDFQKIFPMGDRLYIGLAGLATDVQTVAQRLKFRLNLYELKEGRQIKPYTLMSMVANLLYEKRFGPYYTEPVIAGLDPKTFKPFICSLDLIGCPMVTDDFVVSGTCTEQMYGMCESLWEPNMDPEHLFETISQAMLNAVDRDAVSGMGVIVHIIEKDKITTRTLKARMD from the exons ATGTCCTATAACGGAGGGGCCGTCATGGCCATGAAGGGGAAGGATTGTGTGGCCATCGCCGCCGACAGGCGCTTCGGGATCCAGGCCCAGATGGTGACTACGGATTTCCAGAAGATCTTTCCTATGGGCGATCGGCTGTACATCGGCCTGGCCGGGCTAGCCACCGACGTCCAGACCGT TGCCCAGCGCCTCAAGTTCCGGCTGAATCTGTATGAGCTGAAGGAGGGCCGGCAGATCAAGCCTTACACCCTCATGAGCATGGTGGCCAACCTCTTATATGAGAAGCG GTTTGGCCCCTACTACACTGAGCCAGTCATTGCTGGGTTGGACCCGAAGACCTTTAAGCCCTTCATTTGCTCTCTAGACCTCATCGGCTGCCCCATGGTGACTGATGACTTTGTGGTCAGTGGCACCTGTACTGAACAAATGTATGGGATGTGTGAGTCGCTGTGGGAGCCCAACATG GATCCAGAACACCTGTTTGAAACCATCTCACAAGCCATGCTGAATGCCGTGGACCGGGATGCAGTGTCAGGCATGGGAGTCATTGTCCACATCAT TGAGAAGGACAAAATCACCACCAGGACACTGAAGGCCCGAATGGACTAA
- the PIP4K2B gene encoding phosphatidylinositol 5-phosphate 4-kinase type-2 beta isoform X2, with translation MLMPDDFKAYSKIKVDNHLFNKENLPSRFKFKEYCPMVFRNLRERFGIDDQDYQNSVTRSAPINSDSQGRCGTHFLTTYDRRFVIKTVSSEDVAEMHNILKKYHQFIVECHGNTLLPQFLGMYRLTVDGVETYMVVTRNVFSHRLNVHRKYDLKGSTVAREASDKEKAKDLPTYKDNDFLNEGQKLHVGEESRKNFLEKLKRDVEFLAQLKIMDYSLLVGIHDVDRAEQEEMEVEERAEDEECENDGMGGSLLCSYGTPPDSPGNLLSFPRFFGPGEFDPSVDVYAMKSHESAPKKEVYFMAIIDILTPYDTKKKAAHAAKTVKHGAGAEISTVNPEQYSKRFNEFMSNILT, from the exons ATGCTAATGCCAGATGACTTCAAAGCATACAGCAAGATCAAGGTGGACAATCATCTCTTCAATAA AGAGAACCTCCCCAGCCGCTTTAAGTTTAAGGAGTACTGCCCCATGGTGTTCCGAAATCTCCGGGAAAGGTTTGGGATTGATGATCAGGATTACCAG AATTCAGTGACACGCAGCGCCCCTATCAATAGTGACAGCCAGGGCCGATGCGGCACCCATTTCCTCACCACGTATGACCGGCGCTTTGTCATCAAGACTGTGTCAAGTGAGGATGTGGCTGAGATGCACAACATCTTGAAGAAATACCACCAG TTCATAGTGGAGTGTCATGGCAACACCCTTTTGCCACAGTTTCTGGGCATGTATCGCCTGACAGTGGACGGTGTGGAAACCTACATGGTGGTCACGAGGAATGTGTTCAGCCATCGGCTCAACGTACACCGCAAGTATGACCTCAAG GGTTCTACTGTTGCCAGAGAAGCAAGTGACAAGGAGAAG GCCAAGGACTTGCCAACATACAAAGACAATGACTTCCTCAATGAAGGGCAGAAGCTGCACGTGGGAGAGGAAAGTAGAAAGAATTTCCTGGAAAAACTGAAACGGGACGTAGAG TTCCTGGCCCAGCTGAAGATCATGGACTACAGTCTGCTGGTGGGCATCCACGATGTGGACCGGGCAGAGCAGGAGGAGATGGAGGTGGAAGAGCGGGCCGAGGACGAGGAGTGTGAGAATGACGGCATGGGCGGCAGCCTGCTCTGCTCCTATGGCACCCCTCCCGACAGCCCTGGCAACCTCCTCAGCTTTCCCCGGTTCTTTGGGCCTGGGGAATTTGATCCCTCTGTTGACGTCTATGCCATGAAAAGCCACGAAA GTGCCCCCAAGAAGGAGGTCTATTTCATGGCCATCATCGATATTCTCACGCCGTATGATACTAAGAAGAAAGCTGCACATGCCGCCAAAACGGTGAAACATGGG GCGGGGGCCGAGATCTCGACTGTGAACCCTGAGCAGTACTCCAAACGCTTCAACGAGTTCATGTCCAACATCCTGACGTAG
- the PSMB3 gene encoding proteasome subunit beta type-3 isoform X3, which translates to MSIMSYNGGAVMAMKGKDCVAIAADRRFGIQAQMVTTDFQKIFPMGDRLYIGLAGLATDVQTVAQRLKFRLNLYELKEGRQIKPYTLMSMVANLLYEKRFGPYYTEPVIAGLDPKTFKPFICSLDLIGCPMVTDDFVVSGTCTEQMYGMCESLWEPNMDPEHLFETISQAMLNAVDRDAVSGMGVIVHIM; encoded by the exons ATG TCTATTATGTCCTATAACGGAGGGGCCGTCATGGCCATGAAGGGGAAGGATTGTGTGGCCATCGCCGCCGACAGGCGCTTCGGGATCCAGGCCCAGATGGTGACTACGGATTTCCAGAAGATCTTTCCTATGGGCGATCGGCTGTACATCGGCCTGGCCGGGCTAGCCACCGACGTCCAGACCGT TGCCCAGCGCCTCAAGTTCCGGCTGAATCTGTATGAGCTGAAGGAGGGCCGGCAGATCAAGCCTTACACCCTCATGAGCATGGTGGCCAACCTCTTATATGAGAAGCG GTTTGGCCCCTACTACACTGAGCCAGTCATTGCTGGGTTGGACCCGAAGACCTTTAAGCCCTTCATTTGCTCTCTAGACCTCATCGGCTGCCCCATGGTGACTGATGACTTTGTGGTCAGTGGCACCTGTACTGAACAAATGTATGGGATGTGTGAGTCGCTGTGGGAGCCCAACATG GATCCAGAACACCTGTTTGAAACCATCTCACAAGCCATGCTGAATGCCGTGGACCGGGATGCAGTGTCAGGCATGGGAGTCATTGTCCACATCATGTGA
- the PSMB3 gene encoding proteasome subunit beta type-3 isoform X1, which yields MSIMSYNGGAVMAMKGKDCVAIAADRRFGIQAQMVTTDFQKIFPMGDRLYIGLAGLATDVQTVAQRLKFRLNLYELKEGRQIKPYTLMSMVANLLYEKRFGPYYTEPVIAGLDPKTFKPFICSLDLIGCPMVTDDFVVSGTCTEQMYGMCESLWEPNMDPEHLFETISQAMLNAVDRDAVSGMGVIVHIIEKDKITTRTLKARMD from the exons ATG TCTATTATGTCCTATAACGGAGGGGCCGTCATGGCCATGAAGGGGAAGGATTGTGTGGCCATCGCCGCCGACAGGCGCTTCGGGATCCAGGCCCAGATGGTGACTACGGATTTCCAGAAGATCTTTCCTATGGGCGATCGGCTGTACATCGGCCTGGCCGGGCTAGCCACCGACGTCCAGACCGT TGCCCAGCGCCTCAAGTTCCGGCTGAATCTGTATGAGCTGAAGGAGGGCCGGCAGATCAAGCCTTACACCCTCATGAGCATGGTGGCCAACCTCTTATATGAGAAGCG GTTTGGCCCCTACTACACTGAGCCAGTCATTGCTGGGTTGGACCCGAAGACCTTTAAGCCCTTCATTTGCTCTCTAGACCTCATCGGCTGCCCCATGGTGACTGATGACTTTGTGGTCAGTGGCACCTGTACTGAACAAATGTATGGGATGTGTGAGTCGCTGTGGGAGCCCAACATG GATCCAGAACACCTGTTTGAAACCATCTCACAAGCCATGCTGAATGCCGTGGACCGGGATGCAGTGTCAGGCATGGGAGTCATTGTCCACATCAT TGAGAAGGACAAAATCACCACCAGGACACTGAAGGCCCGAATGGACTAA